One window of the Zea mays cultivar B73 chromosome 3, Zm-B73-REFERENCE-NAM-5.0, whole genome shotgun sequence genome contains the following:
- the LOC103650611 gene encoding AP-2 complex subunit sigma — protein MIRFILLQNRQGKTRLAKYYVALEDSEKHKVEYEVHRLVVNRDPKFTNFVEFRTHKVIYRRYAGLFFSICVDITDNELAYLECIHLFVEILDHFFSNVCELDLVFNFHKVYLILDEFILAGELQETSKRAIIERMGELEKLE, from the exons ATG ATCCGGTTCATCCTGCTGCAGAACCGGCAGGGGAAAACACGGCTGGCCAAGTACTATGTCGCTCTCGAGGACTCCGAGAAGCACAAGGTTGAGTACGAG GTGCATCGGCTCGTGGTCAACCGGGACCCCAAGTTCACCAACTTCGTCGAG TTCCGCACGCACAAAGTTATATATAGGAGATATGCAGGACTTTTTTTCTCTATATGTGTGGACATCACCGACAACGAATTGGCATACTTGGAATGTATCCATCTGTTTGTTGAGATATTGGACCATTTCTTCAGCAATGTGTGTGAACTTGATTTAGTATTTAATTTCCACAAG GTTTACTTGATATTGGATGAGTTCATTCTTGCTGGAGAGCTTCAAGAAACAAGCAAAAGG GCAATTATAGAGAGGATGGGCGAGCTTGAGAAGCTGGAATGA